The following DNA comes from Cellulophaga sp. HaHa_2_95.
CCTAGCAGCCGTTTTAGTGTTCGAGTTTATAAGTGTAGGAGAGGGACAAGCTTATACGCAAACCGCATTGATTGAGTTTGGTAAAATCTTGCTCTTTGGAACCACTTTTGGTTTCACTTTTGCGCATGCACTTACTTTTGCCATCAAAAAGAATTTTATACCACATTACCTGCTCAATGTAGTTTCATTGTCCTTGGTATTAATGGTGTTTGTAATGTCAGATGTTTTTGCTCATGAATCAGGCCTATTAGCCGTAGTGGTCATGGGAATGGTCCTGGGGAACATTAACCTGCCGAATCTTAAAGAATTACTGTACTTTAAAGAATCATTGAGTGTTTTATTAATCTCGATCTTATTTATTCTCCTTGCGGCAAATATCAATATTAGCGATTTAGCGCTTATCTATAACTGGCAAACAGCAGTGCTTTTTGCAGTAATTGTTTTTGTCATTAGGCCTTTGGGCGTGTTTTTAAGCACGCAAGGATCATCCCTTAAGCTGAGAGAAAAGCTTTTTATAAGTTGGGTAGGTCCAAGAGGGATTGTGGCAGCAGGTATCGCCTCGTTATTTGGCTCTAAGCTTTTAGCAAAAGGCGAAGCGGGTGCAGAGTACATTACACCTTTGGTGTTTATGATTGTTTTAGGAACGGTAATTTTAAACGCAACAACTGCCCGTTTATTTGCGAAGCTCGTTGGTGTTTTCTTAAAAAAATCTAATGGGATATTAATTATAGGGGCTTCTAAAGTCTCTAGAATTATTGGGAGTTATTTGCAAAAGAATGATAGGCATGTGGTGCTTATTGATAACAACCAGACCAATGTAGATAAAGCTAAGAATATGGGACTAGAAGCTATAGCTGCGAATATCTATTCTGATACATTGAGTGATAACATAGAACTGAACGATGTTGGGTATTTGATGGCGTTAACAGGGAATTCTGACATCAATAGATATGCCATCAGCAAATTCTCTAAACATTTTGGAGAGAATGGAGCTTTTAGATTGGTAACAGACGATGAAATGAGTAACCCGGATACGAATCCTAAAGAAGGACTTTTTTCACATACAGACGATTTTATTAAGTTAACTGAAGCGGTACGTAAGTATCCGTCGATTCACGAAATAGATTTAAAATCTACAGAGCATTATAATAGTTTGATTGAAATTACGAAGGCAGATCCTAATTCAATTCCAGTATTTTTGAAAACACCAGAAGGAGATCTAAAAATCATCTCTTCTTTTAGTGAGGAATTTGAAGATATTACGGAACAATTTAAATTGGTGTATTTAGGGAAACGTTTTGAAGATGATCAAGAAGCCTAACTAAAATTTTAACGTATGAAAAAGCCCTTTGTATAAAATATACAAAGGGCTTTTTAAGTTGTATGGGTATTAGAGGGTAACTTCTTCAATTACTCCGTTAGGGTAAATTATGTTGGCTTTGTTATCACAAGTACCATCACCCAGATCTACTACAACATCAATACCGTTTTTAGATAAGATGAAAAGACCATCAGAGAAATACTCACAATCTAATAACTTGGTTAATTTTTCAGTAACAGTTACCTCATAAGTATCTCCGTTTTCTACTAGAACCCAAGTGCCTGTTACGGCAATGACAATATTATTTTCAGTAAAAATGATACTAGCTGTTTTAGTTCCTACTTCGGTAATTATTTCACCATCCTCCAGTGTAATGACCATATCTGAAGTTACGGTAAAGTTTATATCACCTTCATTCTCTGTGGTACTTATCGTAAATGTTCTTGTGCCGCTTAATTGAATTGTTCCAATATAAAAATTGCTATAGGTTGCTGTAAAAGTTGTATTTGTTTCTCCTATAGTATAGGTGGCATTTATGGTGCCGCTGACATTATCCGTTTCGTTGTAGATGCAATTATTGAAGGTCATGGTGAAACCAGCATCGGTATAGGTGGTATTATAACATTCTGTGTCTTTCTGAGAAGAAAACCTTTTTCCAGTGCCATTTTTGCCTAAAAAAGCTTCAGTAACAGCATTGTCTACAATACCTGAATAATCATCAATAGCTAATACTTTTTGTACTTCAAATTCCGAAATTTCTATAGCTTCAGAATTAGCATTGTCTGTAGAGCAGCTAGTTAGGGCTAAACCAAATAAAGCAATAAGTATAAAAGCGGAATATGTAAGTTGGTTGAGCTTTTTCATGACATTTACAATCAGGTTCTATTTTGTAACGTAAAAAGTTCTCAAATAGTATACCAATTCTTAAAATTTGTTAAAAAAAAGATTCATTTTAAGTTTTTATCTAGTATTTGTTTTCCTCCATGACGATTAGCGAATTAAATTTTTTTATAGAAATTGGCAATATGGCTTAGAATAATCTGTTTTTAGTCACATAACCATAACCAAAAACCGTTTATTTTATGAAAAAATCAATTTTATTCGTCGCACTAATAGGAAGTGTTTTATTTTTTTCTTGCTCTAAAGATAATGATGACAAAGGCATCTGCGAAAGTTGTGAGCTTATAGGGGTTCCTATAACAGCTTGTGATAATGGTGATGGTACAGTATCTATTTCCTCTGGGGGAAATTCTGAAACTATTTCTGAAGAAGAATTGGGAGGCTTAAGCCCGGAGGACTATGTAAAAGGAATCTGCTCTGCTGGTGATATTAATTTAGGGCAAGTCCATTAATTAGGGTGCTTATGCTATAATACAAAGAAGGCTACATTGTATGTAGCCTTTCTTAATCTTTCTTAATCGTTTAGCTTTAAAACAGCCATAAATGCTTCTTGTGGTACTTCTACATTACCCACCTGACGCATTCGTTTTTTACCTTTTTTCTGTTTCTCTAAAAGTTTACGTTTACGAGAAATATCACCACCGTAACATTTGGCGGTAACGTCTTTACGTAAGGCTTTTGTTGTTTCTCTTGAAATTACTTTCGCTCCAATAGCTGCTTGAATAGGAATATCAAACTGCTGACGCGGGATTAGTTCTTTTAATTTCTCACACATTCTTTTACCGATATTAACAGCATTATCTGCGTGTATAAGTGCAGATAGGGCATCTACCGGTTGCGCATTTAATAAAATATCTACACGTACTAATTTAGAAGTACGCATCCCAATAGGGGTATAGTCAAAAGAAGCATAGCCTTTAGAAACTGTTTTTAATCGATCATAAAAATCAAAAACTATTTCTGCCAAAGGCATATCAAAATTTAGTTCAACACGTTCTGTTGTTAAATACGTCTGGTTGGTAATTTGACCTCTTTTTTCAATACAAAGAGACATTACATTACCAACATAATCTGCCTTTGTGATAATCGTTGCTTTTATATATGGTTCCTCAACACGATCTATACTAGATGGATCCGGTAAATCTGTTGGGTTATTTACGATTAAAGGCTCATTAGGATTTTTACGCGTGTATGCATAGTAACTAACGTTAGGTACCGTAGTGATCACTGTCATGTTAAACTCACGCTCTAAACGCTCTTGAATAATCTCCATATGAAGCATTCCTAAGAAACCACAACGGAAACCAAAGCCAAGGGCTGCACTACTTTCTGGTGCAAATACTAAGGAAGCATCATTGAGTTGTAACTTCTCCATAGAAGCTCTTAGTTCTTCAAATTCATCAGTATCTACTGGGTAAATACCTGCAAATACCATTGGTTTTACATCTTCAAAACCTTCTATAGGATTTTTTGTAGGATTAGCAGCATCCGTAATTGTATCACCTACTTTTACTTCACGAGCATCTTTTATTCCTGTAATTAGGTACCCAACATCACCAGCTTTAACACTTTGCTTTGGGTGTTGTGTTAATTTTAAAGTTCCTACTTCATCAGCAAAATAGTCACTGTCTGTAGCTACGAATTTTATTTTTTGACCTTTTTTAATTTCACCATTAATCACTCTAAAATAGGTTTCTACACCTCTAAAAGGATTGTAAACAGAGTCAAATAC
Coding sequences within:
- a CDS encoding sodium:proton antiporter — translated: MVELAGIIVLGIIAQWVAWRLKLPAILPLILIGLMVGPIATLYTEDGLKLIEPIWNGEKGLFPGESLYYFVSLAISIILFEGGLTLKRNEIKNVGPVITKLITIGSVVTFFGAGIAAHYIFGLNWQISFLFSALIIVTGPTVITPILRNIPLKKDISTVLKWEGILIDPIGALAAVLVFEFISVGEGQAYTQTALIEFGKILLFGTTFGFTFAHALTFAIKKNFIPHYLLNVVSLSLVLMVFVMSDVFAHESGLLAVVVMGMVLGNINLPNLKELLYFKESLSVLLISILFILLAANINISDLALIYNWQTAVLFAVIVFVIRPLGVFLSTQGSSLKLREKLFISWVGPRGIVAAGIASLFGSKLLAKGEAGAEYITPLVFMIVLGTVILNATTARLFAKLVGVFLKKSNGILIIGASKVSRIIGSYLQKNDRHVVLIDNNQTNVDKAKNMGLEAIAANIYSDTLSDNIELNDVGYLMALTGNSDINRYAISKFSKHFGENGAFRLVTDDEMSNPDTNPKEGLFSHTDDFIKLTEAVRKYPSIHEIDLKSTEHYNSLIEITKADPNSIPVFLKTPEGDLKIISSFSEEFEDITEQFKLVYLGKRFEDDQEA
- the lepA gene encoding translation elongation factor 4 — translated: MKNIRNFCIIAHIDHGKSTLADRLLDFTGSVTDREKKEQLLDSMDLERERGITIKSHAIQMDYTYKGEQYILNLIDTPGHVDFSYEVSRSIAACEGALLIVDAAQSIQAQTISNLYLALENDLEIIPILNKIDLPSANPEEVTDDIVDLLGCDPSDVIPASAKTGIGIEEILAAVIERIPPPQGNPDESLQALVFDSVYNPFRGVETYFRVINGEIKKGQKIKFVATDSDYFADEVGTLKLTQHPKQSVKAGDVGYLITGIKDAREVKVGDTITDAANPTKNPIEGFEDVKPMVFAGIYPVDTDEFEELRASMEKLQLNDASLVFAPESSAALGFGFRCGFLGMLHMEIIQERLEREFNMTVITTVPNVSYYAYTRKNPNEPLIVNNPTDLPDPSSIDRVEEPYIKATIITKADYVGNVMSLCIEKRGQITNQTYLTTERVELNFDMPLAEIVFDFYDRLKTVSKGYASFDYTPIGMRTSKLVRVDILLNAQPVDALSALIHADNAVNIGKRMCEKLKELIPRQQFDIPIQAAIGAKVISRETTKALRKDVTAKCYGGDISRKRKLLEKQKKGKKRMRQVGNVEVPQEAFMAVLKLND